From the genome of Triticum aestivum cultivar Chinese Spring chromosome 3B, IWGSC CS RefSeq v2.1, whole genome shotgun sequence, one region includes:
- the LOC123069026 gene encoding tuliposide A-converting enzyme 2, chloroplastic: protein MASNTAPAPAPAPAADELLHEFGPLLRVYKSGRIERPLVLPPVAPGPDPSTGVQSKDVDLGAYSARLYLPPSAAAGTAAKLPVIVYVHGGGFVAESAKSPNYHRFLNDLTSACPALGVSLDYRLAPEHPLPAAYDDCLDALRWVLSAADPWVAAHGDLGRVFVAGDSAGANICHHVAIQPGAARLGGAVLIHPWFWGSEAVGEETTDPAARSRGAGLWMFACPGTSGMDDPRMNPMAPGAPGLGALACERVMVCTAEGDFLRWRGRAYAEALAAADKGVELLETDGEGHVFYLFKPDCDKAKEMLDRIVAFINAP, encoded by the coding sequence atgGCGTCCAAcaccgcacccgcacccgcacccgcacccgccgcCGACGAGCTGCTGCACGAGTTCGGCCCGCTCCTCCGAGTCTACAAGAGCGGCCGCATCGAGCGCCCCCTAGTGCTCCCGCCCGTCGCGCCGGGGCCCGACCCCTCCACGGGTGTCCAGTCCAAGGACGTCGACCTCGGCGCCTACTCCGCCCGCCTCTACCTGCCCCCATCCGCCGCGGCCGGCACGGCGGCGAAGCTCCCCGTCATCGTCTACGTCCACGGCGGCGGCTTCGTGGCAGAGTCCGCGAAGTCCCCCAACTACCACCGCTTCCTCAACGACCTCACCTCCGCCTGCCCGGCCCTCGGCGTCTCCCTCGACTACCGCCTCGCCCCGGAGCACCCGCTCCCGGCGGCCTACGACGACTGCCTCGACGCCCTCCGCTGGGTGCTCTCCGCGGCCGACCCCTGGGTCGCGGCGCACGGCGACCTCGGCCGCGTCTTCGTGGCCGGCGACAGCGCCGGCGCCAACATCTGCCACCACGTCGCCATCCAGCCGGGCGCCGCGCGCCTCGGGGGCGCGGTGCTGATCCACCCCTGGTTCTGGGGCTCCGAGGCCGTGGGGGAGGAAACAACCGACCCCGCGGCGCGCTCCCGGGGCGCGGGGCTCTGGATGTTCGCGTGCCCCGGCACCAGCGGCATGGACGACCCGCGGATGAACCCCATGGCGCCCGGCGCGCCGGGGCTGGGGGCGCTGGCGTGCGAGAGGGTCATGGTGTGCACGGCGGAGGGCGACTTCCTCAGGTGGCGCGGCCGCGCGTACGCGGAGGCGCTGGCCGCCGCCGACAAGGGAGTGGAGCTGCTGGAGACGGACGGGGAGGGCCACGTCTTCTACCTCTTCAAGCCCGACTGCGACAAGGCCAAGGAGATGCTCGACAGGATCGTCGCCTTCATTAACGCACCTTGA
- the LOC123069027 gene encoding DEAD-box ATP-dependent RNA helicase 35A encodes MAPGAAVAAKSDDEDDYEEYIPVSKRRAMEADRLRHQRLSKPAAAASAGSLPPPPPPPTANPAAAPDDAAPAAKPSLLVTSTQLKRAAPEVTATEQIILQEKEMIDNLSNKNTLMSVRELAKGITYTEPLRTGWKPPLRLRRMPRNKADELRRKWHILVEGDEIPPPARDFLDLRFPEPILRMLREKGIVQPTPIQVQGLPVVLSGRDMIGIAFTGSGKTLVFVLPLIMVALQEEMLMPIVPGEGPFGMIICPSRELAKQTYDVIDMFLTPLKQAGFPEIRPLLCIGGIDMRTQLDVVKKGVHIVVATPGRLKDLLAKKKMNLDNCRYLTLDEADRLVDLGFEDDIREVFDHFKAQRQTLLFSATMPKKIQNFAKSALVKPVIVNVGRAGAANLDVIQEVEYVKEDARIIYLLECLQKTPPPVLIFCENKADVDYIHEYLLLKGVEAVAIHGGKDQEERQNAIEFFKNGKKDVLVATDVASKGLDFPDIQHVINYDMPAEIENYVHRIGRTGRCGKTGIATTFINKNQTETTLLDLKHLLKEAKQRIPPVLAELVDPLEDAEAIAKESGVKGCAFCGGLGHRLADCPKLEHQKSVAIAGSRRDYYGGGGYRGEI; translated from the exons ATGGCCCCCGGCGCGGCGGTCGCCGCCAAATCCGATGACGAGGACGACTACGAGGAGTATATCCCCGTCTCCAAGCGCAGggccatggaggccgaccgcctccGCCACCAGCGCCTCTccaagcccgccgccgccgcctccgcgggcTCCCTCCCACCGCCTCCGCCCCCGCCGACGgccaaccccgccgccgcccccgatgACGCTGCCCCCGCCGCCAAGCCCAGCCTCCTCGTCACGTCCACGCAGCTCAAGCGCGCGGCCCCGGAGGTCACCGCCACCGAGCAGATCATCCTGCAGGAGAAGGAGATGATCGACAACCTCTCCAACAAGAACACGCTCATGTCCGTGCGGGAGCTCGCCAAAGGCATCACCTACACCGAGCCGCTCCGCACCGGCTGGAAGCCGCCGCTGCGCCTCCGCCGCATGCCGCGCAACAAGGCCGACGAGCTCCGCCGCAAGTGGCACATCCTCGTCGAAGGCGACGAGATCCCGCCGCCCGCCCGCGACTTCCTTGACCTCCGCTTCCCCGAGCCCATCCTCCGGATGCTCCGTGAGAAGGGCATCGTGCAGCCCACGCCCATCCAGGTGCAGGGGCTTCCCGTGGTGCTCTCCGGGCGCGACATGATCGGCATCGCCTTCACCGGGTCCGGGAAGACTCTGGTGTTCGTGCTGCCCCTCATCATGGTGGCGCTGCAAGAGGAGATGTTGATGCCTATTGTGCCTGGGGAGGGCCCGTTTGGCATGATCATTTGCCCATCACGGGAGCTGGCCAAGCAGACATATGATGTCATCGATATGTTCCTCACTCCACTCAAGCAGGCTGGATTCCCAGAAATACGGCCATTGCTTTGCATTGGGGGTATAGACATGAGGACACAACTCGATGTGGTGAAGAAGGGCGTACATATTGTGGTCGCCACACCTGGACGGCTCAAGGATCTTCTCGCCAAGAAGAAGATGAACCTTGACAATTGCAG GTATTTAACTTTAGATGAAGCTGATAGGCTTGTTGATCTTGGATTTGAGGATGACATTCGGGAGGTTTTTGACCATTTCAAGGCACAAAGGCAAACCCTTCTTTTTTCTGCCACTATGCCCAAGAAGATTCAGAACTTTGCAAAGAGCGCCCTTGTGAAGCCAGTAATCGTCAATGTTGGAAGAGCCGGGGCAGCGAATCTTGATGTCATCCAAGAAGTTGAGTATGTCAAGGAAGATGCCAGAATTATATACCTCCTTGAATGCCTTCAAAAGACTCCACCTCCTGTTCTTATATTTTGTGAAAACAAAGCTGATGTTGACTACATCCATGAGTATCTTCTTCTAAAGGGTGTGGAAGCTGTTGCAATCCACGGAGGCAAAGATCAGGAGGAGAGACAGAATGCGATTGAGTTCTTCAAGAATGGAAAGAAGGATGTTTTGGTGGCTACTGATGTTGCCTCAAAGGGTCTTGATTTCCCTGATATCCAGCACGTGATTAACTATGACATGCCTGCCGAAATAGAGAACTATGTCCACAGGATTGGTCGAACCGGTCGATGTGGGAAAACAGGAATAGCAACTACGTTCATCAACAAGAACCAGACAGAGACTACGCTTCTTGACCTCAAGCACCTGCTCAAGGAAGCGAAGCAAAGAATACCACCAGTGCTTGCTGAGCTCGTTGATCCGCTAGAGGATGCTGAAGCTATTGCCAAGGAGAGTGGTGTCAAAGGATGTGCATTCTGTGGTGGTCTTGGGCATCGTCTTGCTGACTGTCCAAAGCTGGAGCACCAGAAGTCTGTGGCGATCGCCGGCTCCAGAAGAGATTACTACGGCGGTGGAGGTTACCGAGGAGAAATATGA